Proteins encoded together in one Acidobacteriota bacterium window:
- a CDS encoding pyridoxal phosphate-dependent aminotransferase, translated as MTWSRLPASLEPNALSRAIDAKRRRGVPVADLTESNPTRVGLHYPPALLAGMSHPQGLVYEPQPLGLWTARAAVAADFRRRGIVISADRVAITASTSEAYALLFKLFCDAGDAVLVPRPSYPLFEHLARLESVTAIPYDLEYHGAWRIDLGSVRRAASPRVKALLIVSPNNPTGSFLHRDDLAALSELAAAHDWPIIGDEVFADYPLDPAPGATHVMAAGDVLSLSLGGLSKSAGLPQVKLGWIGFGGPAAKVDAAMAAFEMVADTYLSVSTPVQVAAASLIEHGAGVRAQLLARVRQNLATLRTLSAAYPSIDLLPVEGGWSAVLQVPAVRAEDALALELLDRDDVLVHPGYFFDFPREAYLVLSLLPAATVFESAVTKVLRRAAGASS; from the coding sequence ATGACTTGGTCACGCCTCCCCGCGAGCCTTGAACCCAACGCCCTCTCGCGCGCGATCGACGCCAAGCGCCGTCGCGGCGTGCCCGTGGCAGACCTGACCGAGTCGAACCCGACCAGGGTCGGCCTGCACTACCCGCCGGCGCTGCTGGCGGGGATGTCCCACCCTCAGGGACTCGTCTACGAGCCGCAACCGCTCGGCCTGTGGACGGCGCGGGCCGCCGTCGCCGCGGATTTTCGCCGCCGCGGCATTGTCATCTCGGCGGATCGCGTGGCGATCACCGCGAGCACCAGCGAGGCATACGCGCTGCTGTTCAAGTTGTTCTGCGATGCCGGCGACGCCGTGCTGGTGCCGCGCCCGAGTTACCCGCTGTTCGAGCACCTCGCGCGCCTCGAGTCGGTGACCGCGATTCCCTACGACCTCGAGTATCACGGCGCCTGGCGCATCGATCTCGGCTCGGTGCGCCGCGCCGCGAGTCCCCGGGTGAAAGCCTTGCTGATTGTCTCGCCCAACAACCCGACCGGGTCGTTCCTGCACCGCGACGACCTCGCCGCGCTGTCGGAACTGGCGGCCGCGCACGACTGGCCGATCATCGGCGACGAAGTGTTCGCCGACTACCCCCTTGACCCGGCACCGGGGGCGACCCATGTAATGGCGGCGGGCGACGTGCTCAGCCTCAGCCTGGGCGGCCTGTCGAAGTCAGCGGGCCTGCCGCAGGTGAAGCTGGGATGGATCGGCTTCGGCGGTCCGGCGGCAAAGGTGGATGCGGCCATGGCGGCGTTCGAGATGGTCGCCGACACCTACCTGTCGGTATCGACCCCCGTCCAGGTGGCGGCGGCCTCGCTGATCGAGCACGGCGCTGGCGTGCGCGCGCAGCTCCTGGCCCGCGTCCGGCAGAACCTGGCCACCCTGCGGACGTTGTCGGCGGCGTACCCGTCGATCGACCTGCTGCCGGTTGAGGGCGGATGGTCCGCGGTGCTGCAGGTGCCGGCCGTCCGCGCCGAGGACGCGCTGGCGCTCGAGTTGCTCGACCGCGACGACGTGCTCGTGCACCCGGGCTACTTCTTCGATTTTCCCCGCGAGGCCTACCTGGTGCTCAGCCTGCTGCCGGCGGCGACGGTGTTCGAGTCGGCCGTCACCAAGGTCTTGCGTCGCGCCGCGGGGGCGTCGTCATGA
- a CDS encoding ectonucleotide pyrophosphatase/phosphodiesterase produces MKVGNQARPMWRSALAAFLLLLAACRPAPPPAGDQPIVILISIDGWGWDYLERFAPPTLSKLAAGGVRAEGLIPQFPSKTFPNHYTIVTGLTVAHHGIVSNNMRDPAIPGRYAMSNREVLADPRWWGGDPIWNTAERQGRVAAPMFWPGSEAAIGGRHATYWRPFDDDLPNSARVDQLLEWLKLPEGKRPSFLTLYFSDVDSAGHRFGPDAAQTREAALSADRSVGDLVAGVAAAGLAGRVHYVLVSDHGMAALSRDRMIVVDDYIDPATAEIIDWAPVLGLSPKDGDVEKMYAALKGKHPHLQVYRRDEIPAVYGLAGHPRVSPIVGIADDGWYITSRTETARWDRHERDSPGGTHGYDARDKSMQGLFIGAGPRFRSGVVVAPFESIHLYNLMCALIGIEPSPNDGDPAVIKDMLR; encoded by the coding sequence GTGAAGGTCGGGAACCAGGCGAGACCGATGTGGCGTTCGGCGTTAGCCGCGTTCTTGTTGCTGCTGGCAGCGTGCCGCCCCGCGCCGCCGCCGGCCGGCGATCAGCCCATCGTCATCCTGATTTCCATCGACGGCTGGGGCTGGGACTACCTGGAGCGGTTCGCGCCGCCGACGCTGTCGAAGCTGGCGGCCGGCGGCGTGCGCGCCGAGGGCCTGATCCCGCAGTTTCCGTCGAAGACGTTCCCCAATCACTACACGATCGTCACCGGCCTGACGGTGGCTCACCACGGCATCGTGTCGAACAACATGCGCGACCCGGCCATTCCCGGCCGCTACGCGATGTCGAACCGCGAGGTGCTGGCCGATCCCCGCTGGTGGGGAGGCGACCCGATCTGGAATACCGCTGAGCGGCAGGGCAGGGTGGCAGCGCCGATGTTCTGGCCTGGATCCGAGGCGGCGATTGGCGGTCGCCACGCCACTTACTGGCGGCCGTTCGACGACGACCTGCCAAATAGCGCGCGGGTGGACCAGTTGCTCGAGTGGCTGAAGCTGCCCGAAGGCAAGCGGCCGTCATTTCTCACGCTGTATTTCAGCGACGTCGACAGCGCCGGGCACCGGTTTGGTCCCGATGCCGCGCAGACCCGCGAAGCAGCGCTCAGCGCCGACCGATCGGTTGGCGACCTGGTGGCCGGCGTCGCCGCCGCGGGTCTGGCCGGCCGCGTCCACTACGTGTTGGTGAGCGACCACGGCATGGCCGCGCTCAGCCGGGATCGGATGATCGTCGTGGACGACTACATCGATCCGGCCACCGCCGAGATCATCGACTGGGCGCCGGTGCTGGGGCTCTCGCCAAAGGACGGCGACGTCGAGAAGATGTACGCCGCGCTCAAGGGCAAGCATCCACACCTGCAGGTGTATCGCCGCGACGAGATCCCGGCCGTCTATGGTCTGGCCGGGCACCCGCGCGTCTCGCCCATCGTCGGCATTGCCGACGACGGCTGGTACATCACGTCGAGAACGGAAACGGCGCGCTGGGATCGGCACGAGCGCGATTCGCCAGGTGGCACGCATGGCTACGACGCGCGCGACAAGTCGATGCAGGGCCTGTTCATCGGCGCCGGACCGCGTTTTCGAAGCGGCGTGGTGGTCGCGCCGTTCGAGAGTATTCACCTCTACAACCTCATGTGCGCTTTGATAGGCATCGAACCCTCACCAAACGACGGCGACCCGGCCGTCATCAAGGACATGTTGCGATAA
- the malQ gene encoding 4-alpha-glucanotransferase — protein sequence MTRRQSGISVPLFALASTESWGLGEFHDLPMFAKWAGEAGQSVLQILPINEMPPVERSPYSAMSAMALDPIYISLPQVVDFAGLGGELALDAADRAAVESLRSSARIRYSEIRTLKQRWLRHSYDRFLRLEVSRGTPRASRFATFVADEAWWLDEYAVFRALHALHEELPWHLWPEPLARAEATAVGAARQALRSEIDYRMYLQWLAAEQWAEAKRLAWPLRIFGDLPFMNSADSPDVWARQREFRFDATIGVPPDAFSETGQDWGLPPWRWDVMAESEFAWMRARARRYAALYDGFRIDHLVGLYRMYIRPLDQAEPAFFEPGDEPTQTHLGETMIGVLGSGSPTPMLIAEDLGVIPPFVRASMARLDLPGLKVLRWEKHWDRPGHPAIDPKGFPDCSVATTGTHDIEPLAATEDGQTDEQRTAIVRSLLSAGSRLTLIPLQDVFGWTDRINTPAVVDEINWTWRVPLPVDKWLDGPVTVEPADRLRAWTRDADR from the coding sequence ATGACGCGGCGTCAAAGCGGCATCAGCGTGCCGCTGTTCGCGCTGGCCTCGACCGAGAGCTGGGGCCTCGGCGAGTTTCACGACCTCCCGATGTTCGCGAAGTGGGCCGGCGAAGCGGGGCAGTCGGTGCTGCAGATCCTGCCGATCAACGAGATGCCGCCGGTCGAGCGGTCGCCGTACTCGGCGATGTCGGCGATGGCTCTCGACCCGATCTACATCTCGCTGCCGCAGGTGGTGGATTTTGCCGGGTTGGGCGGAGAGCTGGCGCTCGACGCCGCCGACCGCGCGGCGGTGGAGTCGCTGCGCAGTTCGGCACGCATTCGCTATTCCGAGATCCGCACGCTCAAGCAACGCTGGCTCCGGCATTCGTACGACCGGTTCCTCCGCCTCGAAGTGTCGCGCGGCACGCCCCGGGCCTCGCGGTTTGCCACGTTCGTCGCAGACGAGGCGTGGTGGCTCGACGAGTACGCCGTGTTCCGGGCCCTGCACGCGTTGCACGAAGAGCTGCCGTGGCACCTCTGGCCCGAACCGCTGGCGCGCGCCGAGGCCACGGCCGTTGGCGCCGCCCGACAGGCCCTGCGTTCGGAGATCGACTACCGGATGTACCTGCAGTGGCTCGCCGCCGAGCAGTGGGCCGAGGCCAAGCGGCTGGCCTGGCCGCTGCGCATTTTCGGCGACCTGCCGTTCATGAATTCGGCCGACAGCCCCGATGTGTGGGCGCGGCAACGCGAGTTTCGCTTCGACGCCACGATTGGTGTCCCCCCCGACGCCTTTAGTGAGACCGGCCAGGACTGGGGCCTGCCGCCCTGGCGCTGGGACGTGATGGCCGAGTCCGAGTTTGCGTGGATGCGGGCGCGGGCGCGGCGTTATGCCGCGCTCTACGACGGCTTCCGCATCGATCACCTGGTCGGCCTCTATCGCATGTACATCCGGCCGCTCGACCAGGCGGAGCCCGCGTTCTTCGAGCCGGGCGACGAGCCGACGCAAACGCACCTGGGCGAAACGATGATTGGCGTGCTCGGCTCCGGGTCGCCCACGCCGATGCTGATTGCCGAGGACCTTGGCGTCATCCCGCCGTTCGTGCGCGCGTCGATGGCGCGGTTGGACCTGCCCGGCCTGAAGGTGCTGCGGTGGGAAAAGCACTGGGATCGCCCGGGACACCCGGCGATTGATCCGAAAGGGTTTCCCGACTGCTCGGTCGCCACCACGGGCACCCACGATATTGAGCCGTTGGCGGCCACCGAGGACGGCCAGACCGACGAGCAGCGGACGGCGATTGTGCGCTCGCTGCTGTCGGCGGGCTCGCGGCTGACGTTGATCCCGCTGCAGGACGTGTTCGGGTGGACCGATCGCATCAACACACCGGCGGTGGTGGACGAGATTAACTGGACCTGGCGGGTGCCGTTGCCGGTGGACAAGTGGCTCGATGGTCCGGTCACGGTCGAGCCCGCCGATCGGCTCCGCGCGTGGACGCGCGATGCCGATCGCTAA
- a CDS encoding TonB-dependent receptor codes for MRTIRLFMLLAALLAASPALAATIRGTVSDSTGAAVPDARVVLRLVSTGQETIAETDGEGRYRFDAPAPGTYLLVVTRSGFSEIARTVMVGTLEADVEVPMTLEVGVLSAEVSVTASLSEREVRQIPLHVETISAAAIEQANTLSTGDALTTAVNITPVGSGPFGVRPRLRGLDSTRLLVLVDGERLNTARQATDRTGAEVGLVSPDSISRMEIVNGAGTLMYGSDALAGTINIITNEPVFTPTRQLIYGFNGFYSSNENGMRGTMTLGGTTPRFTFRVQAGAEQYDNYQAGRFDVEDTRPFFADGTLNRADTIDDNFGFNFNAFPDPFNAPYVRTDNEILNSQADGKFINASSLVKLGDRRALRVRYQSRRMADIGYPDFEQPYFFNDTSLAHSNLDRFSARYEAQALTPWLANLSLTAYYQRTERLLRTTLPVQFPAPTAVRFFPINVMRLDIKSDTEQRVWTPGVDLHAVFVPATNHLLTAGATFYRDRSSDQRTTETTTSLVGQVVMGARGPAALPLLSPVALGPASIAHPVRVPDASLRDIAIFAQDEWRVTPSLSVVAGLRGDFYTVVTEATPGYSVVSVIGNATPSIDPATLPDPAGTTYSRKALTGDIGIVSNPDGALNPFVRLGRSYRHPNLEEMLFAGPATTGSIVPNVLVKPETGNNFDVGVKFRAGSVSGGAYYFLNQYQNFIAQDLVVATNSSGALAQATNYGDVRVTGVELSAAAPLVLRPGVLTLTGAAALTRGTITDGVNPLDNSSLDGTPFDNITPAKLILNARFTRASGLWWAEYGLRSQAEVTRVAETLLDSPFLIAQDLLSLDGFAIQRAAFGVNLARGRDRVSLVFAVENLTDTFYREQFQFAPARGRSFTIGLNVGAF; via the coding sequence ATGCGTACGATTCGTCTGTTCATGCTGTTAGCGGCGCTGTTGGCCGCGTCCCCGGCTCTTGCCGCCACCATTCGCGGCACTGTTTCCGACTCCACCGGCGCCGCCGTGCCGGACGCGCGGGTCGTCCTGCGCCTCGTCTCCACCGGACAGGAGACCATCGCCGAGACCGACGGGGAAGGGCGGTATCGGTTCGATGCGCCGGCTCCTGGTACCTATTTGCTGGTCGTGACACGGAGCGGCTTTTCGGAGATCGCGCGCACTGTGATGGTCGGGACGCTCGAGGCCGACGTCGAGGTGCCGATGACGCTCGAGGTGGGCGTGCTGAGCGCCGAGGTCAGCGTGACGGCCAGCCTGTCGGAGCGGGAAGTGCGTCAGATTCCCCTGCACGTCGAGACCATTTCGGCGGCGGCCATCGAACAGGCGAACACCCTGTCGACGGGCGACGCGCTGACGACCGCCGTCAACATCACGCCGGTCGGCAGCGGCCCGTTTGGGGTCCGCCCGCGGCTGCGCGGCCTCGACTCGACGCGCCTGCTGGTGCTGGTGGACGGCGAACGCCTGAACACCGCCCGCCAGGCGACCGATCGCACGGGCGCCGAAGTCGGCCTGGTGTCGCCCGACTCGATCTCCCGGATGGAGATCGTCAACGGCGCCGGCACGCTGATGTATGGCTCCGACGCGCTGGCCGGCACGATCAACATCATCACCAACGAGCCGGTGTTCACGCCGACCAGGCAGCTGATCTACGGGTTCAACGGCTTCTACAGCTCGAATGAAAACGGCATGCGCGGGACCATGACGCTCGGCGGCACGACCCCGCGCTTCACCTTCCGCGTGCAGGCCGGCGCCGAGCAGTACGACAACTACCAGGCGGGCCGGTTCGACGTCGAAGACACGCGGCCGTTCTTCGCCGACGGCACACTGAACCGGGCCGACACCATCGACGACAACTTCGGCTTCAACTTCAACGCGTTTCCCGACCCGTTCAACGCGCCGTACGTGAGGACCGACAACGAGATCCTGAACTCGCAGGCCGACGGCAAATTCATCAACGCGTCGTCGCTCGTCAAGCTCGGTGACCGTCGCGCGCTGCGCGTTCGCTACCAGAGCCGCCGGATGGCCGACATCGGCTACCCCGACTTCGAGCAGCCGTACTTCTTCAACGACACGTCGCTGGCGCACAGCAACCTGGATCGCTTCTCGGCCCGCTACGAAGCCCAGGCGCTGACGCCGTGGCTCGCCAACCTGTCACTGACCGCGTATTACCAGCGCACCGAGCGTCTGCTGCGGACGACGCTGCCGGTGCAGTTCCCGGCGCCGACGGCGGTGCGGTTCTTCCCGATCAACGTGATGCGCCTCGACATCAAGTCGGACACCGAGCAGCGCGTCTGGACCCCTGGCGTCGATCTGCACGCCGTGTTCGTGCCGGCCACCAACCACCTGCTGACGGCCGGCGCCACGTTCTACCGGGACCGCAGCAGCGACCAGCGCACGACCGAGACCACCACCTCGCTGGTTGGCCAGGTGGTCATGGGGGCGAGGGGCCCGGCCGCGCTGCCGCTACTGTCGCCGGTGGCGCTCGGCCCCGCCTCGATCGCGCACCCCGTGCGCGTGCCTGACGCGAGCCTGCGCGACATCGCCATCTTCGCGCAGGATGAGTGGCGGGTGACGCCGTCGCTGTCGGTCGTCGCCGGCCTGCGCGGTGACTTCTACACCGTGGTCACCGAGGCGACGCCCGGCTACAGCGTCGTCAGCGTCATCGGCAACGCGACGCCGTCGATTGATCCGGCGACGCTGCCCGACCCGGCCGGCACCACCTACTCGCGCAAGGCCCTGACCGGCGACATCGGCATCGTCTCGAATCCCGACGGCGCCCTCAACCCGTTCGTTCGCCTCGGCCGCAGCTATCGCCACCCCAATCTCGAAGAGATGTTGTTTGCAGGTCCGGCGACGACCGGCAGCATTGTGCCGAACGTGCTGGTCAAACCCGAGACCGGCAACAACTTCGATGTCGGCGTGAAGTTCCGCGCCGGCAGCGTGTCGGGCGGCGCCTACTACTTCCTGAACCAGTACCAGAACTTCATCGCCCAGGACCTGGTCGTGGCGACCAACTCCTCCGGCGCGCTGGCGCAGGCCACCAACTACGGCGACGTGCGCGTGACCGGCGTCGAACTGTCCGCGGCGGCCCCGCTGGTGCTCCGGCCCGGCGTGTTGACGCTGACCGGCGCGGCGGCCTTGACCCGGGGGACGATCACCGACGGCGTCAACCCGCTCGACAACAGCTCGCTCGACGGCACGCCGTTCGACAACATCACGCCGGCCAAGCTGATCCTGAACGCGCGTTTCACCAGGGCGAGCGGGCTCTGGTGGGCGGAGTACGGCCTGCGCAGCCAGGCCGAAGTGACGCGGGTGGCCGAGACCCTGCTCGATTCGCCGTTCCTGATTGCGCAGGACCTGCTGTCGCTTGACGGCTTTGCCATCCAGCGCGCCGCATTCGGCGTCAACCTGGCGCGCGGTCGCGACCGCGTGAGCCTGGTGTTTGCGGTCGAGAACCTGACCGACACGTTCTACCGCGAGCAGTTCCAGTTCGCGCCGGCGCGCGGCCGCAGCTTCACGATCGGGCTCAACGTGGGGGCGTTCTAA
- a CDS encoding MFS transporter codes for MASTPLPQNHQAADRITPAGWRIVLLASLGGTLEFYDFVIFGVFARDIAATIFPSASPIASLMASFAAFAAGYLARPFGGIILAHYGDRYGRRQVFLWSVFVMSAATLGMGLVPSYAQWGVAASALMVVLRLLQGFCLGGELPGALTYVVETAPRIAPLVCGVVFSCVTMGVAAATAVSLSVRTWLPAELVPVYGWRIAFVIGGLGGVLTYVLRRSLEESPEFERMRSLASRQPFGDLLRTHKTQVLVGCALLAGTACFNGLFFSHLPAYLSGVLQYDPRQAVFSQTVGVIASAAGILLVGWIGDRIPPRYLLRTGVTLLLVFSYPFYLALESRSVNLTLLLVLAGLAAGFTNGSFAVLLTDLFPTRIRFTGVALVFNISFTIFSGTAPLVATTLIRDTDRMASPAFLMMFAAALALVGSWWVDRYGGHVLQERT; via the coding sequence ATGGCGTCGACACCTCTACCGCAGAATCACCAGGCCGCCGATCGCATCACTCCTGCCGGCTGGCGCATCGTGCTGCTGGCCAGCCTGGGCGGCACGCTCGAGTTCTACGATTTCGTGATTTTTGGCGTGTTCGCCAGGGACATTGCCGCGACGATCTTTCCCAGCGCGTCGCCGATCGCGTCGTTGATGGCCTCGTTCGCGGCGTTTGCCGCCGGTTACCTCGCCCGCCCATTCGGCGGCATCATCCTGGCCCACTACGGCGACCGCTACGGGCGCCGCCAGGTGTTCCTGTGGTCGGTGTTCGTGATGTCGGCGGCGACCCTGGGCATGGGCCTGGTGCCGTCGTACGCCCAATGGGGTGTGGCCGCCAGTGCGTTGATGGTGGTGCTCAGGTTGCTGCAAGGTTTCTGCCTGGGCGGCGAATTGCCCGGGGCGCTGACCTACGTCGTGGAGACCGCGCCGCGCATTGCCCCGCTCGTCTGCGGCGTGGTGTTCTCGTGCGTCACCATGGGCGTGGCGGCGGCGACGGCGGTGAGCTTGTCGGTGCGGACGTGGCTCCCCGCCGAGCTCGTGCCTGTCTACGGCTGGCGCATCGCCTTCGTGATTGGCGGTCTCGGCGGTGTCCTCACCTACGTGCTGCGGCGTTCACTCGAAGAATCGCCGGAGTTCGAACGCATGCGCAGCCTGGCGTCGCGCCAGCCGTTTGGCGACCTGCTGCGCACCCACAAGACGCAGGTCCTGGTGGGGTGCGCGCTGCTGGCAGGCACGGCGTGCTTCAACGGCCTGTTCTTCTCGCACCTGCCGGCGTACCTCTCGGGCGTCCTGCAGTACGATCCGCGCCAGGCGGTTTTCTCGCAAACCGTGGGCGTGATCGCGTCAGCGGCCGGCATTCTGCTGGTCGGCTGGATCGGCGATCGCATCCCGCCGCGCTACCTGCTGCGCACCGGCGTGACGTTGCTGCTGGTGTTCTCGTATCCGTTCTACCTCGCGCTCGAGTCGCGGTCGGTGAACCTCACGCTGCTCCTCGTGCTCGCCGGGCTGGCCGCCGGCTTCACCAACGGCTCGTTCGCGGTGCTGCTGACCGACCTGTTCCCCACGCGCATCCGGTTTACCGGCGTGGCGCTGGTCTTCAACATCAGCTTCACCATCTTCAGCGGCACCGCGCCACTTGTGGCGACCACGCTGATTCGCGATACAGATCGGATGGCGTCGCCGGCGTTCCTGATGATGTTTGCCGCCGCGCTCGCGCTTGTCGGCAGCTGGTGGGTCGATCGCTACGGCGGCCACGTGTTGCAGGAGCGGACGTGA
- a CDS encoding thioredoxin-like domain-containing protein: protein MSESESPTPPVPDGPIPAPSLDGAVAWLNVASPITMAQLRGKVVVLDFWTYGCVNCMHILRDLETLEQRFPDELVVVGVHSPKFTNEKDTENLKRILVRYEIEHPVANDAEHAIWRRYGVQAWPTRVIIDPAGNVVGTAMGEGNLEGFISAIRTVVRVFDEQGQINRAPLPLDLERARHADRPLLYPGKVLADEASGRLFIADSNHNRIVVASINVASGFSRTTAQLIETIGSGLQGDNDGIFTQARFYRPQGLALGPDHELYVADTENHQVRVVDFQARAVHTLAGTGKQGAWSGEGGDALRIDLNSPWDLALKPGILIVAMAGPHQIWVVDLLHGQAYPYAGTGEEARKDGPVNTATFAQPSGLALDGNTLYVADAEANVIRGLDLPPGNAVTTLAGGDLFKFGDVDGPGDSARLQHPLGVAVGNPEGLPPPMRGCVFIADTYNHKIRMLDPATRQVTTLAGTGAAGHVDGAAKTAQFFEPGGLSVAGNTLYIADTNNHAIRTIDLATKQVGTLAIAGLTPPAIWSYLRRPD, encoded by the coding sequence ATGAGCGAATCTGAAAGCCCGACTCCGCCCGTTCCCGACGGTCCGATTCCCGCGCCGAGCCTCGATGGCGCGGTCGCGTGGTTGAACGTCGCGTCGCCCATCACGATGGCGCAGTTGCGCGGCAAGGTCGTGGTGCTCGACTTCTGGACTTACGGCTGCGTCAACTGCATGCACATCCTGCGGGACCTCGAGACGCTCGAGCAGCGCTTTCCCGACGAGCTCGTGGTGGTGGGGGTCCACTCGCCGAAGTTCACCAACGAGAAGGACACTGAGAACCTGAAGCGCATCCTGGTGCGCTACGAGATCGAGCACCCGGTGGCGAACGATGCGGAGCACGCCATTTGGCGCCGCTACGGCGTGCAGGCGTGGCCGACGCGGGTGATCATCGACCCGGCCGGCAACGTGGTCGGCACCGCGATGGGCGAAGGCAACCTCGAAGGGTTCATCAGCGCCATTCGCACCGTGGTTCGGGTCTTCGACGAACAGGGACAGATCAACCGCGCGCCGCTCCCACTCGATCTGGAACGCGCCCGCCACGCTGACCGCCCGTTGCTGTATCCAGGCAAGGTGCTGGCGGATGAAGCATCGGGGCGCCTGTTCATTGCCGACTCGAATCACAACCGCATCGTGGTGGCCTCCATCAATGTAGCGTCCGGCTTCAGCCGGACCACTGCGCAATTGATCGAGACGATCGGCTCGGGCCTGCAGGGCGACAACGACGGCATCTTCACGCAAGCGCGGTTCTATCGGCCGCAAGGACTCGCGCTCGGTCCCGACCACGAGCTCTATGTTGCGGACACCGAGAACCACCAGGTTCGGGTCGTCGACTTCCAGGCGCGGGCCGTCCACACGCTGGCCGGCACCGGCAAGCAGGGCGCGTGGAGCGGCGAGGGCGGTGACGCCCTGCGGATCGACCTCAACTCGCCGTGGGACCTGGCGCTGAAGCCCGGCATCCTGATCGTCGCCATGGCCGGCCCGCACCAGATCTGGGTGGTCGATCTGCTGCACGGCCAGGCCTATCCCTATGCCGGCACCGGTGAAGAGGCGCGCAAGGACGGCCCGGTGAACACGGCCACCTTCGCGCAGCCATCGGGGCTCGCGCTCGACGGCAACACCCTGTACGTCGCCGATGCGGAAGCCAACGTAATCCGCGGACTGGACTTGCCGCCCGGCAACGCCGTGACGACGCTCGCCGGCGGCGATTTGTTCAAGTTCGGCGACGTTGATGGCCCCGGCGACTCGGCGCGATTACAACATCCGCTGGGGGTGGCCGTAGGCAACCCTGAAGGGTTGCCTCCACCAATGCGTGGCTGCGTGTTCATTGCCGACACCTACAACCACAAGATCAGGATGCTCGACCCGGCGACGCGGCAGGTGACCACGTTGGCCGGCACGGGCGCGGCGGGTCATGTCGATGGCGCGGCGAAGACCGCGCAGTTCTTCGAGCCGGGCGGGCTGTCGGTCGCGGGCAATACGCTGTACATCGCCGACACCAACAACCACGCCATCCGCACGATCGACCTCGCGACGAAGCAGGTGGGCACGCTGGCCATCGCCGGGCTGACGCCGCCGGCGATCTGGAGCTACCTTCGTCGCCCGGACTGA